A region of Panicum virgatum strain AP13 chromosome 8N, P.virgatum_v5, whole genome shotgun sequence DNA encodes the following proteins:
- the LOC120686417 gene encoding wall-associated receptor kinase-like 22, which yields MGESKIFICVLATDIDECRITKVRDSCFGDCINLPGDYECRCPRGTHGNATERGGCIAESPTGLIIGLSVASGPVFLLLVLGITLVLRKIEQHRKEMLKQKYFKQNRGQLLQQLVSQNADIAERMIIPVDELAKATNNFDKARELGGGGHGTVYKGILWDLHVVAIKKSKITI from the exons ATGGGGGAATCAAAAATTTTTATTTGCGTGTTGGCTACAGACATCGACGAGTGCAGAATCACCAAGGTACGCGATTCATGCTTCGGGGACTGCATCAATCTGCCCGGAGATTACGAGTGCCGATGCCCGCGGGGAACTCATGGCAACGCAACGGAGCGCGGCGGTTGCATCGCCGAGTCCCCCACAG GTCTAATAATTGGTTTGTCAGTTGCTAGTGGCCCGGTATTCCTGCTTTTGGTTCTAGGGATAACATTAGTACTCCGTAAGATTGAGCAGCACAGAAAAGAGATGCTGAAGCAAAAATATTTCAAGCAAAATCGTGGGCAGTTGTTGCAACAATTGGTGTCCCAAAACGCAGATATTGCAGAAAGGATGATCATACCGGTGGATGAGCTTGCAAAGGCGACAAACAATTTTGACAAGGCCCGGGAGCTCGGCGGTGGAGGGCATGGTACCGTTTACAAAGGAATCTTATGGGACCTACATGTCGTGGCCATCAAGAAATCAAAGATTACGATCTAG
- the LOC120686630 gene encoding uncharacterized protein LOC120686630 — translation MAEDTSTPAVWYKLIFSLNHFCRSWTVLSGGAHKRKVNSILGLLCREHFPGLVHYQGRYEPAWTWDHYIAANNDQLDWSGRAFENKAERVKGELWDFYRCDEGYEERAAIVAHNRCVKLVKDMHYEVQVQCVINYCAHFLKQKIGKSEARDLKLTREQYLQVPAWWCHNDTVCWERIVDKWFDPE, via the exons ATGGCCGAGGATACCTCTACGCCGGCTGTCTG GtacaaactaatattttctctTAATCACTTTTGCAGGAGTTGGACTGTCCTCAGTGGCGGTGCTCACAAACGCAAGGTCAATAGCATCCTGGGTCTTTTGTGCAGGGAGCACTTCCCAGGCCTGGTCCACTATCAAGGACGGTACGAGCCGGCCTggacgtgggaccactacatcgccGCCAACAACGATCAGTTGGATTGGAGCGGCAGAGCCTTTGAGAACAAGGCGGAACGGGTAAAGGGCGAGCTCTGG GATTTTTACAGGTGTGATGAGGGATACGAGGAGCGGGCGGCGATTGTGGCTCACAATCGATGCGTTAAACTCGTGAAGGACATGCATTATGAGGTGCAAGTCCAGTGCGTCATCAACTATTGTGCACATTTCCTAAAGCAGAAGATCGGGAAGTCCGAGGCGAGGGATTTGAAGCTGACCCGAGAGCAATATTTACAG GTCCCTGCGTGGTGGTGTCATAATGACACCGTGTGCTGGGAGCGCATAGTGGACAAGTGGTTCGACCCCGAGTAG